From Halichoerus grypus chromosome 6, mHalGry1.hap1.1, whole genome shotgun sequence, one genomic window encodes:
- the GNB3 gene encoding guanine nucleotide-binding protein G(I)/G(S)/G(T) subunit beta-3, protein MGEMEQLRQEAEQLKKQIADARKACADITLAELVSGLEVVGRVQMRTRRTLRGHLAKIYAMHWATDSKLLVSASQDGKLIVWDTYTTNKVHAIPLRSSWVMTCAYAPSGNFVACGGLDNMCSIYSLKSREGNVKVSRELSAHTGYLSCCRFLDDNNIVTSSGDTTCALWDIETGQQKTVFVGHTGDCMSLAVSPDFKLFISGACDASAKLWDVREGTCRQTFTGHESDINAICFFPNGEAICTGSDDASCRLFDLRADQELTAYSHESIICGITSVAFSLSGRLLFAGYDDFNCNIWDSMKCERVGILSGHDNRVSCLGVTADGMAVATGSWDSFLKVWN, encoded by the exons ATGGGGGAGATGGAGCAGCTGCGTCAGGAAGCAGAGCAGCTCAAGAAGCAGATTGCA GATGCCCGGAAAGCCTGTGCCGACATTACTCTGGCAGAG CTGGTGTCGGGCCTCGAGGTCGTGGGAAGAGTCCAGATGCGGACGCGGCGGACGTTAAGGGGACACCTGGCCAAGATCTATGCCATGCACTGGGCCACCGACTCCAA GCTGCTGGTAAGTGCCTCGCAAGACGGGAAGCTGATCGTGTGGGACACCTATACCACCAATAAG GTGCACGCCATCCCGCTGCGCTCCTCCTGGGTCATGACCTGTGCCTATGCCCCATCAGGGAACTTTGTGGCATGTGGGGGGCTGGACAATATGTGCTCCATCTACAGCCTCAAGTCCCGTGAGGGCAATGTCAAGGTCAGCCGGGAGCTCTCTGCTCACACAG GTTATCTCTCCTGCTGCCGCTTCCTGGATGACAACAACATCGTGACCAGCTCCGGGGACACCACTTG CGCTCTGTGGGATATCGAGACTGGGCAGCAGAAGACCGTGTTTGTGGGGCACACGGGGGACTGCATGAGTCTGGCTGTCTCTCCTGACTTCAAACTCTTCATTTCGGGCGCCTGTGACGCCAGCGCCAAGCTCTGGGACGTGCGGGAGGGAACCTGTCGGCAGACTTTCACTGGCCACGAGTCGGACATCAACGCTATCTGC TTCTTCCCCAACGGAGAGGCCATCTGCACAGGCTCGGACGACGCCTCCTGCCGCCTGTTTGACCTGCGGGCAGACCAGGAGCTGACTGCCTACTCCCACGAGAGCATCATCTGTGGTATCACATCCGTGGCCTTCTCCCTCAGCGGCCGTCTGCTCTTTGCAGGCTACGACGACTTCAATTGCAACATCTGGGACTCCATGAAGTGCGAGCGTGTGG gcATCCTTTCTGGCCATGACAACAGGGTCAGCTGCCTGGGGGTCACAGCTGATGGGATGGCTGTGGCCACTGGCTCCTGGGACAGCTTCCTCAAAGTCTGGAACtaa
- the CDCA3 gene encoding cell division cycle-associated protein 3 isoform X2, with amino-acid sequence MGSAKSFPVTPARPPPHNKLLARVADPRSPSAGILRTPIQVESSPQPNLPAGEPLEGLNQAQDSDPRSPTLGIARTPMKTSSGEPPSPLVKQLSEVFETEAPKSNLPPEPVLPLEATSSFELDLPLGTQFSLEDQMPPWSQTELPSKQVFSKEEAGQPSETPMASQGSDKPLRDPETPRSSGSKHNRRKANGKVLGRSPLTILQDDNSPGTLTPRQGKRPSPLSDNARELKEGAVLGTGRLLKTGGRVWEQGQDQDKENQHFPNLVEN; translated from the exons ATGGGCTCAGCCAAGAGCTTCCCAGTCACTCCGGCGCGGCCTCCGCCGCACAACAAGCTTCTGGCCCGAGTGGCGGACCCCCGTTCACCTAGTGCCGGCATCCTGCGCACTCCCATCCAG GTGGAGAGCTCTCCACAGCCAAACCTACCAGCAGGGGAGCCGCTGGAGGGTCTCAATCAGGCCCAAGACTCAGATCCCCGCTCTCCTACCCTTGGCATTGCACGGACACCTATGAAGACCAGCAGCGGAG aacccccaagCCCACTGGTGAAACAGCTGAGTGAAGTATTTGAGACCGAAGCCCCCAAATCGAATCTGCCCCCAGAGCCTGTTCTGCCCTTAGAGGCAACTTCATCTTTTGAATTGGACTTGCCTCTGGGCACCCAGTTTTCCCTTGAGGACCAGATGCCACCCTGGAGCCAGACTGAGCTCCCCTCCAAGCAGGTGTTCTCCAAGGAGGAAGCAGGACAACCCTCAGAAACCCCCATGGCCAGCCAGGGCTCGGACAAGCCCTTGAGAGACCCTGAGACTCCCCGATCTTCAG GTTCTAAGCACAATAGACGGAAAGCAAATGGCAAGGTACTAGGGAGATCTCCCCTCACAATCCTACAGGATGACAACTCCCCCGGAACTCTGACACCACGACAG GGTAAGCGGCCTTCTCCCCTGAGTGACAATGCTAGGGAGCTAAAGGAAGGGGCCGTTCTGGGAACTGGACGACTTCTGAAAACTGGAGGCCGAGTGTGGGAGCAGGGCCAGGATCAGGACAAGGAAAATCAGCACTTTCCAAACTTGGTGGAGAACTAG
- the CDCA3 gene encoding cell division cycle-associated protein 3 isoform X1 produces MGSAKSFPVTPARPPPHNKLLARVADPRSPSAGILRTPIQVESSPQPNLPAGEPLEGLNQAQDSDPRSPTLGIARTPMKTSSGEPPSPLVKQLSEVFETEAPKSNLPPEPVLPLEATSSFELDLPLGTQFSLEDQMPPWSQTELPSKQVFSKEEAGQPSETPMASQGSDKPLRDPETPRSSGSKHNRRKANGKVLGRSPLTILQDDNSPGTLTPRQRPSLLQLTHCFWQGKRPSPLSDNARELKEGAVLGTGRLLKTGGRVWEQGQDQDKENQHFPNLVEN; encoded by the exons ATGGGCTCAGCCAAGAGCTTCCCAGTCACTCCGGCGCGGCCTCCGCCGCACAACAAGCTTCTGGCCCGAGTGGCGGACCCCCGTTCACCTAGTGCCGGCATCCTGCGCACTCCCATCCAG GTGGAGAGCTCTCCACAGCCAAACCTACCAGCAGGGGAGCCGCTGGAGGGTCTCAATCAGGCCCAAGACTCAGATCCCCGCTCTCCTACCCTTGGCATTGCACGGACACCTATGAAGACCAGCAGCGGAG aacccccaagCCCACTGGTGAAACAGCTGAGTGAAGTATTTGAGACCGAAGCCCCCAAATCGAATCTGCCCCCAGAGCCTGTTCTGCCCTTAGAGGCAACTTCATCTTTTGAATTGGACTTGCCTCTGGGCACCCAGTTTTCCCTTGAGGACCAGATGCCACCCTGGAGCCAGACTGAGCTCCCCTCCAAGCAGGTGTTCTCCAAGGAGGAAGCAGGACAACCCTCAGAAACCCCCATGGCCAGCCAGGGCTCGGACAAGCCCTTGAGAGACCCTGAGACTCCCCGATCTTCAG GTTCTAAGCACAATAGACGGAAAGCAAATGGCAAGGTACTAGGGAGATCTCCCCTCACAATCCTACAGGATGACAACTCCCCCGGAACTCTGACACCACGACAG CGTCCCTCCCTGCTCCAACTCACACACTGCTTTTGGCAGGGTAAGCGGCCTTCTCCCCTGAGTGACAATGCTAGGGAGCTAAAGGAAGGGGCCGTTCTGGGAACTGGACGACTTCTGAAAACTGGAGGCCGAGTGTGGGAGCAGGGCCAGGATCAGGACAAGGAAAATCAGCACTTTCCAAACTTGGTGGAGAACTAG
- the CDCA3 gene encoding cell division cycle-associated protein 3 isoform X3, whose amino-acid sequence MKTSSGEPPSPLVKQLSEVFETEAPKSNLPPEPVLPLEATSSFELDLPLGTQFSLEDQMPPWSQTELPSKQVFSKEEAGQPSETPMASQGSDKPLRDPETPRSSGSKHNRRKANGKVLGRSPLTILQDDNSPGTLTPRQRPSLLQLTHCFWQGKRPSPLSDNARELKEGAVLGTGRLLKTGGRVWEQGQDQDKENQHFPNLVEN is encoded by the exons ATGAAGACCAGCAGCGGAG aacccccaagCCCACTGGTGAAACAGCTGAGTGAAGTATTTGAGACCGAAGCCCCCAAATCGAATCTGCCCCCAGAGCCTGTTCTGCCCTTAGAGGCAACTTCATCTTTTGAATTGGACTTGCCTCTGGGCACCCAGTTTTCCCTTGAGGACCAGATGCCACCCTGGAGCCAGACTGAGCTCCCCTCCAAGCAGGTGTTCTCCAAGGAGGAAGCAGGACAACCCTCAGAAACCCCCATGGCCAGCCAGGGCTCGGACAAGCCCTTGAGAGACCCTGAGACTCCCCGATCTTCAG GTTCTAAGCACAATAGACGGAAAGCAAATGGCAAGGTACTAGGGAGATCTCCCCTCACAATCCTACAGGATGACAACTCCCCCGGAACTCTGACACCACGACAG CGTCCCTCCCTGCTCCAACTCACACACTGCTTTTGGCAGGGTAAGCGGCCTTCTCCCCTGAGTGACAATGCTAGGGAGCTAAAGGAAGGGGCCGTTCTGGGAACTGGACGACTTCTGAAAACTGGAGGCCGAGTGTGGGAGCAGGGCCAGGATCAGGACAAGGAAAATCAGCACTTTCCAAACTTGGTGGAGAACTAG